A window from Cryobacterium sp. SO1 encodes these proteins:
- the serS gene encoding serine--tRNA ligase produces MIDPVLLRENPDLVKRSQEARGDSVEAVDAALAADTERRSSITAFEALRASQNAFGKTVAQAPPAEKKALVTQAQSLAAEVKAAAAAAAEAEARFTSVMRTIANPIIDGVPAGGEDNFATLRIHGEIPTFDFEARDHLELGEMLGAIDMGRGAKVSGARFYFLRGIGARLEIALMNMALDHALAADFIPMITPTLVRPEIMDGTGFLGEHADEIYHLPADDLYLTGTSEVALAGYHSDEILDLTDGPLRYAGWSTCYRREAGSGGKDTRGIIRVHQFNKLEMFTYVLPENAEAEHTRLVALQEGMLQALGLSYRVIDVAAGDLGSSAARKYDIEAWVPTQDAYRELTSTSNCTTYQARRLDIRYRTETGKTAPVATLNGTLATTRWIVAILETHQQADGSVIVPEALRPYLGGLDVLTPIR; encoded by the coding sequence GTGATTGATCCGGTGCTGCTACGCGAAAATCCCGACCTCGTCAAGCGATCGCAGGAGGCGCGGGGCGACTCTGTCGAGGCGGTCGACGCTGCGCTCGCCGCGGATACCGAGCGGCGATCCTCCATCACCGCGTTCGAGGCGCTGCGCGCGTCGCAGAACGCCTTCGGCAAAACCGTGGCGCAGGCGCCGCCGGCCGAGAAGAAGGCACTGGTCACTCAGGCGCAGAGTCTGGCCGCCGAGGTCAAGGCCGCCGCCGCCGCCGCCGCCGAGGCCGAGGCCCGCTTCACCAGTGTGATGCGCACCATCGCCAACCCGATCATCGACGGCGTGCCCGCCGGCGGCGAAGACAATTTCGCCACCCTGCGCATCCACGGCGAGATCCCCACTTTCGACTTCGAAGCTCGCGACCACCTCGAACTGGGCGAAATGCTCGGCGCCATCGACATGGGTCGCGGCGCGAAGGTTTCGGGCGCCCGGTTCTACTTCCTGCGCGGCATCGGCGCCAGGCTCGAGATCGCCCTGATGAACATGGCGCTGGACCACGCCCTGGCGGCCGACTTCATCCCGATGATCACGCCCACCCTGGTGCGGCCGGAGATCATGGACGGCACCGGGTTCCTCGGCGAGCACGCCGACGAGATCTATCACCTGCCCGCAGATGACCTCTACCTCACCGGCACCAGCGAGGTCGCCCTCGCCGGCTACCACAGTGACGAAATCCTCGACCTGACCGACGGACCGCTCCGTTACGCCGGCTGGTCCACCTGCTACCGCCGCGAGGCCGGTTCGGGCGGTAAGGACACCCGCGGCATCATCCGGGTGCACCAGTTCAACAAGCTCGAGATGTTCACCTACGTGCTGCCCGAGAACGCCGAGGCGGAGCACACCCGGCTGGTGGCCCTGCAGGAGGGCATGCTGCAGGCCCTCGGCCTGAGCTACCGGGTGATCGACGTCGCCGCCGGCGACCTGGGCTCCAGCGCCGCCCGCAAGTACGACATCGAAGCCTGGGTGCCCACCCAGGACGCCTACCGTGAGCTCACCAGCACGAGCAACTGCACCACCTACCAGGCCCGCCGCCTGGACATCCGCTACCGCACCGAGACCGGCAAGACCGCTCCGGTCGCCACCCTCAACGGCACCCTCGCCACCACCCGCTGGATCGTCGCCATTCTGGAGACGCACCAGCAGGCCGACGGTTCGGTCATCGTGCCCGAGGCGCTGCGACCATACCTTGGCGGGCTCGACGTGCTCACGCCCATCCGATGA
- a CDS encoding HAD family hydrolase, whose protein sequence is MIRQTDAPWLVALDIDGTTLHEDGTISEAVIRQVRRVHEAGHEIMLATGRSAAATLPVLDRLEITPRFVVCSNGAITLRRDADAPTGYRREWVETFDPSDVLLSIRSHLTDARYAVEDEHGFYRYTEPFPDATIGIDSEHVGFDELLRHDATRVVVVSPDHDMEDFLAVVEQMGLNRVSYAIGWTAWLDIAPDGVNKATAMERVRAECGIPRSRVMAVGDGRNDIDMLLWAGAEGRGVAMGQAPDEVLEAASELTVSVQDDGLAVVLSSL, encoded by the coding sequence ATGATCCGCCAGACGGACGCGCCCTGGCTCGTCGCCCTCGACATCGACGGCACCACTCTGCACGAGGACGGCACCATCAGCGAGGCCGTGATCCGTCAGGTGCGCCGGGTTCACGAGGCCGGCCACGAGATCATGCTCGCGACCGGACGAAGCGCCGCAGCCACCCTGCCGGTGCTCGACCGCTTGGAGATCACTCCGCGGTTTGTCGTCTGCTCCAACGGGGCGATCACGCTGCGCCGTGATGCGGATGCCCCGACCGGGTACCGGCGCGAATGGGTCGAGACCTTCGACCCCAGCGACGTACTGCTCTCCATCCGTTCGCACCTCACGGACGCCAGGTACGCGGTGGAGGACGAGCACGGCTTCTACCGCTACACCGAGCCGTTCCCCGACGCCACCATCGGCATCGACAGCGAGCACGTCGGCTTTGACGAGCTGCTCCGTCACGACGCCACCCGCGTCGTCGTCGTCTCCCCCGACCACGACATGGAGGACTTCCTCGCCGTGGTGGAGCAGATGGGCCTGAACCGGGTCAGCTACGCCATCGGTTGGACCGCATGGCTGGACATCGCCCCCGACGGCGTGAACAAAGCCACCGCAATGGAGAGGGTCCGCGCCGAGTGCGGCATCCCTCGCAGCCGGGTGATGGCGGTCGGCGACGGGCGCAACGACATCGACATGCTGCTCTGGGCCGGGGCCGAGGGCCGGGGTGTGGCCATGGGACAGGCGCCGGACGAGGTGCTCGAGGCCGCGAGCGAGCTCACAGTGAGCGTGCAGGACGACGGCCTGGCCGTGGTCCTCAGCAGCCTGTAG
- a CDS encoding LCP family protein, whose product MSDQLRPRSKRSKQIGTIARHGRLKRSNAFANVAKVLAAALAVVMVSGVSVAALATLNVASSVKPGIALPGETAGAVPSIGSIDGGANLLLVGSDSRVGQGAGYGDPEEETAVLNDVTMLLHIAEDHSSATVVSFPRDTYVPIPECTGPDGETYSAMSGQKINTTLNYGGLSCTAATVQELTGLPIQYAALIQFNGVAAMSEAVGGVPVCIAEDIVDEKTDLNLAAGEHELKGLEALQFLRTRYGVGDGSDLGRISNQQVFLSSLVRTLKSAETLGDPFKLYSIAKAAVNNMELSNSLQSPDTMVSIAMALKDIPLENVVFVQYPVYNVDGGLEPDEVAAEDLMATIAADLPPVLDSGDAPFLSEPDPATGATEAPVDPEAPVEEVPAEEVPVEEAPGAQASNVYGQNAAEYTCSAGRPVEDQ is encoded by the coding sequence GTGAGCGACCAATTGCGCCCCCGCTCGAAACGATCGAAGCAGATCGGCACGATCGCCCGACACGGCAGGCTCAAGCGGTCCAACGCATTCGCCAACGTCGCCAAGGTCCTCGCTGCCGCCCTTGCAGTGGTCATGGTCAGCGGCGTGTCCGTCGCAGCCCTGGCCACTCTCAACGTGGCCAGCAGCGTCAAACCAGGCATCGCGCTTCCCGGTGAGACGGCGGGCGCGGTTCCGTCGATCGGATCGATAGACGGCGGCGCCAACCTGCTGCTCGTCGGCAGCGACAGCCGAGTCGGTCAGGGCGCCGGTTACGGTGATCCCGAGGAAGAGACCGCGGTCCTCAACGACGTCACAATGCTGCTGCACATCGCCGAAGACCACAGCAGCGCCACCGTCGTCAGCTTCCCCCGGGACACCTACGTGCCCATCCCGGAATGCACCGGCCCCGACGGTGAGACGTACTCCGCCATGAGTGGCCAGAAGATCAACACCACCCTCAACTACGGCGGCCTCTCCTGCACCGCCGCCACCGTGCAAGAGCTCACCGGCCTGCCCATCCAGTACGCCGCGCTCATCCAGTTCAACGGGGTCGCGGCCATGTCAGAGGCCGTCGGCGGTGTTCCGGTCTGCATCGCCGAAGACATCGTCGATGAAAAAACCGACCTGAACCTCGCCGCGGGCGAGCACGAGCTCAAGGGCCTCGAAGCACTGCAGTTCCTGCGCACCCGGTATGGCGTCGGTGATGGCAGCGACCTCGGCCGTATCAGCAACCAGCAGGTCTTCCTGTCCTCGCTCGTGCGCACCCTGAAGAGCGCCGAGACCCTTGGCGACCCGTTCAAGCTGTATTCAATCGCCAAGGCTGCCGTGAACAACATGGAGCTGTCGAACTCGTTGCAGAGCCCGGACACCATGGTGTCGATAGCAATGGCGCTCAAGGACATCCCGTTGGAGAATGTGGTCTTCGTGCAGTACCCGGTCTACAACGTAGACGGTGGCCTCGAACCCGACGAGGTGGCGGCCGAAGACCTGATGGCCACAATCGCTGCCGACCTGCCTCCGGTGTTGGATTCGGGTGACGCGCCGTTCCTCTCGGAGCCGGACCCGGCCACCGGCGCCACCGAGGCGCCCGTCGATCCCGAAGCCCCCGTCGAGGAAGTCCCGGCTGAGGAAGTCCCGGTTGAGGAAGCCCCCGGCGCCCAGGCATCCAACGTCTACGGCCAGAACGCCGCCGAGTACACCTGTTCGGCCGGACGCCCGGTCGAGGATCAGTAG
- a CDS encoding DUF389 domain-containing protein: MADRFNTTESMSDAVFFDGPSSSARYSRFWLLLVLASIIASAGIVGDSTATVIGAMIVAPLMTPILGTMLATVLGDRANLIRSLLLVLGGAAAAVLIGFAVGLLVQTAVLSATNAQVAARVSPRLIDLLAALGTGVVGSVALVRRDISDTLPGVAIAISLVPPLTVAGLVLESGSVVQFLGALLLFVTNVVAILGTGIVVMSVYGVSRLTRHRAPGDSSAPSLLRPVAVLAVMLLLIGVPLTLTSVDVTAQSNLEGTVQAVGQDWATSVGWTVTGVSTRASEVTLHVQGAPPVPDTAGLESALAAAGVDPDRVTVDLSPATIVKLSRVP; this comes from the coding sequence GTGGCCGACCGATTCAACACCACCGAGAGCATGAGCGACGCCGTCTTCTTCGACGGGCCGTCCTCCAGCGCGCGATACTCCAGGTTCTGGCTGCTGCTGGTGCTCGCGTCGATCATCGCCTCGGCGGGCATCGTGGGTGACTCCACCGCCACGGTGATCGGCGCCATGATCGTGGCGCCGCTGATGACGCCCATCCTCGGCACGATGCTCGCGACGGTCCTGGGCGACCGGGCCAACCTGATCCGCTCGCTCCTGCTGGTGCTTGGCGGCGCCGCGGCGGCCGTGTTGATCGGCTTCGCGGTCGGGCTTCTGGTGCAGACCGCAGTCCTGTCCGCCACGAACGCCCAGGTCGCCGCCCGGGTGAGCCCCCGCCTGATCGACCTGCTGGCGGCGCTGGGCACCGGCGTTGTCGGCTCGGTGGCGCTGGTCCGGCGGGACATCTCCGACACGTTGCCCGGGGTCGCGATCGCTATCTCCCTGGTGCCGCCGCTGACCGTGGCCGGCCTGGTCCTCGAGTCCGGCTCTGTCGTCCAGTTCCTGGGCGCACTGCTGCTTTTTGTCACCAACGTGGTCGCGATCCTCGGCACCGGCATCGTGGTGATGTCGGTCTACGGGGTGAGCCGGCTCACCCGGCACCGGGCGCCCGGCGACAGCAGCGCGCCGAGCCTGCTGCGCCCGGTGGCGGTGCTGGCCGTGATGCTGCTGCTGATCGGCGTGCCGCTCACCCTCACCAGCGTCGACGTCACCGCGCAGAGCAACCTGGAAGGCACCGTGCAGGCGGTCGGCCAGGACTGGGCCACCAGTGTCGGCTGGACGGTCACCGGCGTCTCGACCAGGGCGTCCGAGGTCACCCTGCACGTGCAGGGCGCCCCGCCGGTGCCCGATACCGCCGGGCTTGAGTCCGCCCTCGCGGCGGCGGGCGTCGACCCGGACCGGGTCACCGTGGACCTATCGCCGGCGACCATCGTGAAACTCAGCAGGGTTCCCTGA
- a CDS encoding metallophosphoesterase, with protein MATRLLLISDTHVPQRARRLPEQVWRAVDEADLVLHAGDWVDLSLYDELACRAAALVGVYGNNDGADLRAVLPEIARRTIEGIRFAVIHETGAATGREKRMEAAFPHTDVLVFGHSHIPWDSVSPGGLRLLNPGSPTDRRRQRAHTYLTAVADNGRLTDVTLVPVSPD; from the coding sequence ATGGCCACCAGACTGTTGCTGATCTCCGACACGCATGTTCCCCAGCGGGCCCGGCGCCTGCCCGAGCAGGTCTGGCGGGCCGTCGACGAAGCCGATCTGGTGCTGCACGCCGGAGACTGGGTCGACCTGAGCCTGTATGACGAGCTGGCCTGCCGCGCGGCGGCGCTCGTGGGCGTCTACGGCAACAACGACGGCGCCGACCTGCGGGCTGTGCTGCCGGAGATCGCCCGGCGAACCATCGAGGGCATCCGATTCGCCGTGATCCACGAGACCGGCGCCGCCACCGGCAGGGAGAAGCGCATGGAGGCGGCCTTCCCCCACACCGACGTGCTGGTCTTCGGGCACAGCCACATTCCCTGGGACAGCGTGTCGCCTGGCGGCCTGCGGCTGCTCAACCCTGGCTCACCGACCGACCGGCGGCGCCAGAGGGCGCACACCTACCTCACCGCAGTCGCCGACAACGGGCGGCTCACCGACGTCACGCTCGTTCCGGTCTCGCCGGACTGA
- a CDS encoding bifunctional diguanylate cyclase/phosphodiesterase → MARSARRPGVGYRPGLFNAADSAGMLLGAAQFGLGLPLVLYASYGAFRSGEQHVVLLAVGIALLVTGALTAYFRRRMRVPLRHLALCWMGAVALLCQATTGDYPITFTFAWTPILVALVAFAVIPAAHSLIYPILFIPLSLITLALHPGTHPADVAMSSLLMLATGLGLSWFARSALMAETDELTGINNFAGFEQVLSAAMRDAAPGEPLSLVRLDINEFALVNRREGLAGGDAAMVAFVTGVTAALPATATMARMEGDAFAILLPSFTSAQAKDLLLQVQGQVAGFSAGISSREGDESQSEFFGRAGKALFEAQRVGRGKIVTHGGYYASPAAVRDGLRNGEFFLHFQPIVNLATGAAIGAEALVRWQHPTRGLVSPAEFIPLCEASGSMEVLGHWVIRQSIENAADWRRLRRWDREPVSVSINASARELASTGYGAYVLAECADTGLPPGLVRIEVTETDFGTDAAAVRDNIRILRGAGVLISMDDFGTGHSSLSRLTEIDLDVLKIDQSFVAVIESGRDSPVADLTIKLAATLGLQVIAEGVETEEQAEWLRQRGCPFAQGYLYSRPVASDEFVQRFLAQPSGVRP, encoded by the coding sequence ATGGCACGCTCTGCCCGGCGCCCGGGAGTGGGCTACCGTCCCGGGCTTTTCAATGCCGCGGATTCCGCCGGGATGCTTCTCGGCGCGGCGCAGTTCGGCTTGGGCCTTCCGCTGGTCCTGTACGCCAGCTACGGGGCGTTCCGGAGCGGCGAGCAGCACGTCGTGCTTCTGGCCGTCGGCATCGCCCTCCTCGTCACCGGGGCGCTCACCGCCTACTTCCGCCGCCGGATGCGCGTGCCGCTGCGCCATCTCGCCCTGTGCTGGATGGGGGCAGTGGCCCTGCTCTGCCAGGCGACAACGGGCGACTACCCGATCACGTTCACCTTCGCCTGGACCCCGATCCTGGTGGCATTGGTCGCGTTCGCGGTGATTCCCGCGGCACACTCGCTGATCTACCCGATCCTCTTCATCCCACTGTCGCTCATCACGCTCGCCCTGCACCCCGGAACCCACCCCGCGGATGTCGCCATGTCGTCGCTCCTCATGCTCGCGACGGGCCTTGGCCTGTCCTGGTTCGCCCGTAGCGCCCTCATGGCGGAGACGGACGAGCTCACCGGCATTAACAATTTCGCCGGCTTCGAGCAGGTGCTCAGCGCCGCCATGCGCGACGCCGCGCCGGGCGAGCCGCTTTCCCTGGTGCGGCTGGACATCAACGAGTTCGCCCTGGTCAACCGGCGCGAGGGGCTGGCGGGCGGCGATGCCGCCATGGTGGCCTTCGTCACCGGCGTCACGGCCGCCCTGCCGGCCACGGCAACGATGGCCCGGATGGAGGGCGACGCCTTCGCTATCCTGCTGCCCTCGTTCACCTCGGCGCAGGCCAAAGACCTGCTGCTGCAGGTGCAGGGTCAGGTGGCCGGATTCTCGGCCGGCATCTCGTCGCGGGAGGGCGATGAGTCCCAGAGCGAGTTCTTCGGCCGGGCCGGCAAGGCTCTCTTCGAGGCCCAGCGTGTCGGCCGCGGCAAGATCGTCACCCACGGCGGTTACTACGCCTCTCCGGCGGCCGTGCGGGACGGCCTGCGGAACGGTGAGTTCTTCCTGCACTTCCAGCCCATCGTCAACCTGGCCACCGGCGCCGCGATCGGCGCCGAGGCCCTGGTGCGCTGGCAGCACCCCACCAGGGGGCTGGTGTCGCCCGCCGAGTTCATCCCGCTCTGCGAGGCCAGCGGCTCCATGGAGGTGCTCGGACACTGGGTCATCCGCCAGTCGATCGAGAATGCTGCGGACTGGCGCCGGTTGCGCCGGTGGGACCGCGAGCCGGTGAGCGTGTCGATCAACGCCTCGGCGCGCGAACTGGCCTCGACCGGTTACGGGGCGTACGTCCTCGCCGAATGTGCCGACACGGGTCTGCCGCCGGGTCTGGTGCGCATCGAAGTCACCGAGACCGACTTCGGCACCGATGCCGCGGCCGTGCGTGACAACATCCGGATTCTGCGCGGCGCCGGGGTGCTCATCTCCATGGATGACTTCGGCACCGGCCACTCAAGCCTGTCCCGGCTCACCGAGATCGACCTGGACGTGCTCAAGATCGACCAGTCCTTCGTGGCCGTGATCGAGTCCGGGCGGGACTCGCCGGTCGCCGACCTGACCATCAAGCTTGCCGCTACCCTCGGCCTGCAGGTGATCGCCGAAGGGGTGGAGACCGAAGAACAGGCGGAGTGGCTGCGGCAGCGCGGCTGCCCATTCGCGCAGGGCTACCTGTACTCGCGTCCGGTCGCCTCGGACGAGTTCGTGCAGAGGTTCCTCGCACAGCCCTCCGGCGTCCGGCCCTGA
- a CDS encoding FBP domain-containing protein — MKPLSATEIRGSIVNATTDEIARMTLPGLHEAIWAEREYLGWRDPQSPQRGYIVFWRGDAPLGMVLRAATRGPNRSMSAFCSLCRTQQPAHQVTLFSVPKAGQAGRDGNTVGTYICSDLACSTLIRILPPPSQMQPNPAEMVATRGAGLLARLEGFTDEVLKPAE; from the coding sequence ATGAAACCACTGTCTGCGACCGAGATCCGGGGTTCGATCGTGAACGCAACGACCGACGAGATCGCCCGGATGACGCTGCCCGGGTTGCATGAGGCCATCTGGGCCGAACGCGAATACCTGGGCTGGCGTGACCCGCAGTCCCCGCAGCGTGGCTACATCGTCTTCTGGCGGGGCGATGCTCCCCTTGGCATGGTGCTGCGGGCCGCGACCCGCGGGCCGAACCGTTCGATGTCGGCATTCTGCTCGCTGTGCCGCACCCAGCAGCCCGCTCATCAGGTGACCCTGTTCAGCGTGCCCAAGGCCGGCCAGGCCGGCCGGGACGGCAACACTGTCGGCACCTACATTTGCTCCGACCTGGCCTGCTCCACGCTCATCCGCATCCTGCCGCCGCCGTCGCAGATGCAACCCAACCCCGCCGAAATGGTCGCCACCCGCGGGGCCGGGCTTCTGGCCCGCCTCGAGGGCTTCACCGATGAGGTGCTCAAACCCGCCGAATGA
- a CDS encoding carboxylesterase/lipase family protein produces MFRPLPATAPAPQTASAPEHWPLEVRVTGGLVRGSRPVEGVQTWRGIPYAAPPVGPLRFRAPQPVTPWTGVRDATRFGPVAPQDRGSQFKGVSRSTRMGEDCLSLNVQRPADWSNEFNLPVMVYVHGGGYTSGSGRDFTERSETIVLSGRTVYVALNYRLGALGYLDFSRFSTRSRTFESNLGLRDQVAALEWVRDNIRSFGGDPANVTVIGESAGGNAVVTLLATPAARGLFARGIAQSPPSNAAYSPALAGRWASEFIEVLRQGRAPELAGGRRPAAELLDTVSWPALVRAALVLQQRTPDVDPGTFCMAPVVDGTFLPERPLDAFRRGHAHPVPLIIGTNDREGSMFRGRIDILPRSIPRIQSLFDDAPPGSHKGMRAVYSALPALRAEVDFSGDYAFWFPSVQVAELHSRSAPVYLYRFDLAPRLLRLLGYDATHGLELLALSTSGADRQLRRLTALGGRASFLRTGDRMRAHWLRFAATGLTGPDWPAYTEGERLTLIFDEEDRVESDPRGERRVAWRQFLPDL; encoded by the coding sequence ATGTTCCGCCCTCTACCGGCAACTGCCCCGGCCCCGCAAACAGCATCCGCACCCGAGCACTGGCCTCTCGAGGTGCGCGTCACCGGTGGCCTCGTGCGCGGCAGCAGACCCGTCGAGGGGGTGCAGACGTGGCGCGGAATCCCCTACGCGGCCCCGCCGGTCGGGCCGCTGCGGTTCCGCGCACCCCAACCGGTGACGCCATGGACGGGCGTCCGCGATGCCACCAGGTTCGGCCCCGTCGCACCGCAGGACCGGGGCAGCCAGTTCAAGGGCGTCAGCCGCAGCACCCGTATGGGCGAGGACTGCCTCAGCCTGAACGTGCAGAGGCCCGCCGACTGGTCCAACGAATTCAACCTCCCGGTGATGGTCTACGTCCACGGCGGCGGCTACACCTCTGGGTCCGGGCGGGACTTCACCGAGCGCAGCGAGACCATCGTGCTAAGCGGCCGTACGGTCTACGTCGCCCTCAACTACCGGCTGGGCGCCCTCGGCTACCTCGACTTCAGCCGATTCAGCACCCGCAGCCGCACCTTCGAGAGCAATCTCGGGTTGCGTGATCAGGTCGCCGCCCTGGAGTGGGTGCGGGACAACATCCGCTCGTTCGGCGGCGACCCGGCCAACGTCACCGTGATCGGCGAGTCCGCCGGCGGTAACGCCGTGGTGACCCTGCTCGCAACGCCCGCCGCCCGCGGCCTGTTCGCCCGGGGAATCGCCCAGAGCCCGCCGTCGAACGCGGCGTATTCCCCCGCCCTGGCCGGCCGCTGGGCGTCGGAGTTCATCGAGGTGCTGCGGCAGGGCCGCGCGCCCGAGTTGGCCGGCGGGCGGCGCCCCGCCGCCGAGCTGCTGGACACGGTCTCGTGGCCCGCCCTGGTGCGGGCCGCCCTGGTGCTGCAGCAGCGCACTCCGGATGTCGACCCCGGCACCTTCTGCATGGCCCCCGTCGTCGACGGCACCTTTCTGCCCGAGCGCCCCCTGGACGCTTTCCGGCGGGGCCACGCTCATCCAGTGCCGCTGATCATCGGAACCAACGACCGGGAGGGCTCGATGTTCCGCGGCCGGATCGACATCCTGCCGCGGTCGATCCCCCGCATTCAGTCGCTCTTCGATGACGCCCCGCCCGGCTCGCACAAGGGCATGCGGGCGGTGTACTCGGCCTTGCCTGCCCTGCGCGCCGAAGTGGACTTCAGCGGTGACTACGCGTTCTGGTTTCCCAGCGTGCAGGTGGCCGAGCTGCATTCCCGGTCGGCCCCGGTGTACCTCTACCGCTTCGACCTGGCTCCCCGACTGCTGCGCCTCCTCGGCTACGACGCCACCCACGGGCTCGAATTGCTGGCCCTCTCCACGTCGGGCGCCGACCGGCAGCTGCGTAGGCTCACGGCCCTGGGCGGTCGGGCGAGTTTTCTGCGTACCGGCGACCGGATGCGCGCGCACTGGCTGCGCTTTGCGGCCACCGGCCTCACCGGGCCGGACTGGCCGGCCTATACCGAGGGTGAACGCCTGACCCTGATCTTCGACGAGGAGGACCGGGTGGAATCCGATCCCCGCGGCGAGCGCCGGGTGGCCTGGCGCCAGTTCCTGCCGGACCTGTAG
- a CDS encoding flavodoxin family protein, with protein sequence MAHTTTNTQASFEYQGLRALFINCTLKRSPEISNTQGIITLSAHVMREQGVHVEVIRAIDLDIATGVYPDMTEHGWATDAWPALFDKVAAADILVIGGPIWLGDNSSVTKRIIERLYAMSGEYNDKGQYIYYGKVGGAIITGNEDGVKHCSSNILYSLQHIGYTIPPAADAGWIGEIGPGPSYLDAGSGGTDNEFTNRNTTFMTWNLMHLAAILKANRGIPAYGNLRQEWDAGKRFGFEPNP encoded by the coding sequence ATGGCGCACACGACCACGAACACCCAGGCCTCGTTCGAGTATCAGGGCCTGCGCGCCCTGTTCATCAACTGCACCCTCAAACGCAGCCCGGAAATCAGCAACACGCAAGGCATCATCACCCTCAGCGCGCACGTCATGCGGGAGCAGGGTGTGCACGTCGAGGTCATCCGCGCCATCGACCTCGACATCGCCACCGGCGTCTACCCCGACATGACCGAGCACGGCTGGGCCACGGATGCCTGGCCGGCGCTGTTCGACAAGGTCGCGGCCGCCGACATCCTCGTGATCGGTGGACCGATCTGGCTCGGCGACAACAGCTCGGTCACGAAGCGCATCATCGAGCGGCTCTACGCGATGTCCGGCGAATACAACGACAAGGGCCAATACATCTACTACGGCAAGGTGGGCGGCGCCATCATCACCGGCAACGAAGACGGCGTGAAGCACTGCTCGTCCAACATCCTGTACAGCCTGCAACACATCGGCTACACGATTCCGCCGGCAGCGGATGCCGGCTGGATCGGCGAGATCGGCCCGGGCCCGAGCTATCTGGATGCCGGCTCGGGCGGCACCGACAACGAGTTCACCAACCGCAACACCACCTTCATGACCTGGAACCTGATGCACCTGGCTGCGATCCTCAAGGCCAATCGCGGCATCCCCGCCTACGGCAATCTGCGCCAGGAGTGGGATGCCGGCAAACGCTTCGGGTTCGAACCGAATCCGTAA
- a CDS encoding MFS transporter: MSSPTIIRSPVSIRRSRVAVSASYVAQGFGYAVVVTSLPNLKTRYGIDDTVVSLIVLLVCLSAAGGSMLADRLALRWGSRVALVVGLLLEAVALPLIASPVGLPAFIAAFAIYGAGLGIVDAAGAMQGVLVQQRVGVAVMAGFFAWYTGAAIVGALLMSAVAGTAANASIALVAGAVVALAIAIAGVRGFDPRLTKLTPAPDAAPHGKLPGRGIALFGIVVLAAFVVDSAVSTWSTVYLHDVLLTGAAIAPLGYAAYQAAILVTRIGADLLVRRFGRVVLAVCTTALAILGCLLVAMVPVIWAAVAGFALAGFGVGALVPLAFSAAGDLHEARSDEVIARVNLFNYAGAVLGAVLVGLLADSTGLAQAFLLPMALLVPVLFLARRFGPGLARTALPTPAP; this comes from the coding sequence ATGAGCTCACCGACGATCATCCGCTCACCGGTCAGCATCCGGCGCTCCCGGGTGGCGGTGAGCGCCAGTTACGTCGCTCAGGGTTTCGGCTATGCGGTGGTGGTCACCTCCCTGCCCAACCTCAAGACCCGGTACGGCATCGACGACACCGTGGTCTCGCTGATTGTGCTATTGGTCTGCCTCTCGGCCGCCGGCGGTTCGATGCTGGCCGACCGGCTGGCCCTGCGCTGGGGTAGCCGAGTGGCCCTGGTGGTGGGTTTGCTACTCGAAGCCGTCGCCCTGCCGCTGATCGCCTCGCCGGTGGGGCTGCCGGCGTTCATCGCCGCGTTCGCGATCTACGGCGCGGGCCTGGGCATCGTCGACGCTGCCGGCGCCATGCAGGGCGTGCTCGTGCAGCAGCGCGTGGGTGTCGCCGTGATGGCCGGGTTCTTCGCCTGGTACACCGGCGCTGCCATCGTCGGTGCCCTGCTGATGTCCGCCGTGGCCGGCACAGCGGCGAACGCGAGTATCGCCCTGGTGGCGGGCGCCGTTGTGGCCCTCGCGATCGCGATCGCGGGGGTGCGCGGCTTCGACCCCCGGCTCACCAAGCTGACCCCGGCCCCGGATGCCGCGCCGCACGGCAAGCTGCCCGGTCGCGGCATCGCCCTGTTCGGCATCGTGGTGTTGGCCGCGTTCGTCGTCGATTCCGCGGTGAGCACCTGGAGCACCGTGTATCTGCACGACGTGCTGCTCACCGGCGCCGCGATCGCGCCGCTGGGGTATGCCGCGTACCAGGCAGCCATCCTGGTCACCCGCATCGGCGCCGACCTGCTGGTACGCCGGTTCGGCCGGGTGGTCCTGGCCGTCTGCACCACGGCACTTGCGATCCTGGGCTGCCTGCTCGTCGCGATGGTTCCCGTCATCTGGGCCGCCGTGGCCGGTTTCGCCCTGGCCGGCTTCGGGGTGGGCGCCCTGGTGCCGCTGGCGTTCAGCGCGGCCGGCGACCTGCACGAGGCCCGCAGCGACGAGGTGATCGCCAGGGTGAATCTGTTCAACTACGCCGGGGCGGTGCTCGGCGCCGTGCTGGTGGGCCTGCTCGCCGATTCCACCGGCCTCGCCCAGGCGTTCCTGCTGCCGATGGCGCTGCTGGTGCCGGTGCTGTTCCTGGCGCGACGCTTCGGGCCGGGCCTGGCCCGCACCGCCTTGCCGACACCCGCGCCCTAG